The DNA sequence CGGCCCCAGTCGTCGTCGCCGCACAGTGCGGCGAGCGCCTTGCGCAGGTCGCCGGGGGGCAGCACGCCCAGCTCCTCGCGCAGCCGGCCGCTGGAGCCGCCGTCGTCGGCGACGGTGACCACAGCCGTGAGATCGCCGGTGATCCGGCGCAGCGCCGCCAGGGACGCCGAGAGACCCATGCCGCCGCCGAGCGCGACGACCTTGGGCTGAGCACCGCGCTTGCGGCCGGAGAGCGCCGAGGTGGCGCGGCTCAGGCGGCGCATCCGCAGATTGCGTCCGGTCACTCTCGCCCCATGTCGCGGTGCACGAGGACGGTCTCGACGCCTTCGGCGGCGAGGCGGGCCGAGAGCTTCTCCGACATGGCGACGGAGCGGTGCTTGCCGCCGGTGCAGCCCACGGCGATGGTCACGTACCGCTTGCCCTCGCGGCGGTAGCCGGCGGCGATCAGCTGGAGCAGCTCGGTGTACTGGTTGAGGAACTCCTTGGCGCCCGGCTGGTCGAAGACATAGTCGGACACCTCCGCGTTGACGCCGGTGAAGGGGCGCAGCTCGGGGACCCAGTGCGGGTTGGGCAGGAAGCGGCAGTCGACGACCAGGTCGGCGTCGACGGGCAGGCCGTACTTGTAGCCGAAGGACATCACCGTGGCCCGCAGCTCCGGTTCCGACTCTCCCGCGAACTGGGCGTCCATCTTGGCCCGCAGCTCGTGCACGTTGAGGCTGGAGGTGTCGATGACCAGGTCGGCGTCGCCGCGCAGCTCGCGCAGCAGGTCGCGCTCGGCCGCGATGCCGTCGACGATGCGGCCGTCGCCCTGGAGGGGGTGCGGGCGGCGGACGGACTCGAAGCGGCGCACCAGGGCGTCGTCGGAGGACTCCAGGAAGACGATCCGCCGCGTGACGTGCTTGGCCTCCAGATCGGCGAGGGATTCGCGGAGGTTGTCGAAGAAGCGCCGGCCGCGTACGTCGACGACGACGGCGATCCGGGCCACGTTGCCCTGCGAGCGGGCGCCGAGCTCCACCATGGTGGGGATCAGCGCGGGCGGCAGGTTGTCGACGACGAACCAGCCGAGGTCCTCCAGACACTTGGCGGCGGTGC is a window from the Streptomyces sp. MMBL 11-1 genome containing:
- the rapZ gene encoding RNase adapter RapZ, with product MTEKSHGTAQDSAAHETADRDITDRDNTDRDVADRGVTDRDALDRTDRDTADRADGAADVSTNTPNETGEAAIPELVIISGMSGAGRSTAAKCLEDLGWFVVDNLPPALIPTMVELGARSQGNVARIAVVVDVRGRRFFDNLRESLADLEAKHVTRRIVFLESSDDALVRRFESVRRPHPLQGDGRIVDGIAAERDLLRELRGDADLVIDTSSLNVHELRAKMDAQFAGESEPELRATVMSFGYKYGLPVDADLVVDCRFLPNPHWVPELRPFTGVNAEVSDYVFDQPGAKEFLNQYTELLQLIAAGYRREGKRYVTIAVGCTGGKHRSVAMSEKLSARLAAEGVETVLVHRDMGRE